TGTGTGATCGATACAGCAACTGTTTATCAAACGGAAAACCAGTCTTGAAGTCATTCGTACAGGTTTGCACTTACTGAGTCCTCATGTCTAGCTCCAGGGTGATAGAAATGCATAGATACTGCTTGGCACGAATTCGCTCGTGCCCTTTCCGAACGGAATTGcgatcttcctctcctccatCGGGCTCTTTCTCCTTAAACGGTCGAAGTGCACCGGCGCAGCTGAGGGCCGTTCGGTCGAAAACTTGCCAGAATCGATTTATTTTTTGAGGTGTGCGAGAGCGTGATACAAAAGAGTCTGGGGCAGAGGCCCTTTCCGAATGAGACTCAGGCTCTTCGTTCACTCGCTGTAGAGGCCTGTACACAGCTGACAGGAATATGGTGAGACCCGCCACCGGCCTAGAGACCACAGACCGCACCCTGTAGACTGTACGCGCATTGGCAGGATTGATGTTTTCCTCGGAAGCCTGCCTTTCGAGCTTATTTTCAAGGGTAGACGTGCTGCCTGCGCGCCAGCTCATGAGTTCTCTCCAGGAGATATCTCGCCGCGACCCAGCTCGTCCTCTATGTCCCTCCGTTCTGCATAGTGTCACATTCACGAATGCAACAAACGGAGCGACACTTTTTCCTGTTGTCGGAAAGACCGCTTCGCGATGCCCAGACAGAAGCGACGAATGTGCAGATTCCGCCGGGAATTGGTTTGTGTCTTGAGAAGAACGCGTGTTTGTGTTGAAAGGTAATagaggagcagaggaagaggcagttTCAGCGCTAATGGTGACCTGGATGTTCACAGGCTCCCGTCGGCTACCTCCTCGGGAGTAGAAGCGGTCGTGAAGAAGATCGAGAGCTTCTAGAACAAAACTAATGGTTCTGTCCCCAGATAGATCGATGAAAGTGTCCTCTTCAGCCGAATTactgtttcttctccacttCATCTGGTGATGCCCTCTGTCCAATAAAGGCCCAGTGTAGTCGCTATCTGCTACTGCATTTGCGACGTACCACAGGACCCGTGAGTGGGGAGCCCTCCATAATGAATCTTCGCCACaccaaagaagaagaagtaGGGCATGCGACTTGAGTGAAAGTATGTTGTTTGGAAACGGGCCTACTCGTCCTGTTGTTGCCACTGTCGCGTACAGCTCCTGTCGGGAAAAAACCATACGCCTTAAAGACTCTTCGAGTATCCTTTCTCGCAAGCTGTCtgtcgaggaagaaaaatACCCTGCCGAATGCTTTTGAGTAGAGGAAGGGTTTATACGCTGTGTGGACGTGAAGGGAGAGCGTGGTACAGCATTTTCTTCGAAACCGTGGGTCATatttctctgtccctcccACGGTTGGCCTGCTCTGTCGCCCACGAAGGTTGTATAGTGAGACCCCACTTTCATGTCTCTATCATTCGGAACTGTGACTGTTGGAgtggcggcgagaagaagtgCTGGTAATTCAAGAACTGTACCATGAGACTGACTCCATTCGTCCACTTCAGAAGCGTTTACCCATGTTATATTTTCGCGGGCTTTCAGCACGAGATTCTCAAACCCGAGCAGTTGCTCCACTTTCTCTGGAAGTTCAAAAGAATGCTTTGCGCCCAAAGCGAAACGCAGCTCAGTGAGTAGGCTGACACCAATCCAGTCAACGAGACTAGTACTAAGGCTGTTGTTCTCATCTTTCAGCATGTTCTGAGTATTTGCTTTCTCCCATTCGTTCGTTCGCGTTTTCACATAATTGTTAATAGCTTGGGTTACCGCCTTCTCAGCTCTACGCAGGATTTCCCGTTCAGTACTCTCTGACCTGATTGCTGGCCGTTCCTCACCCTTTCCCTTCAGAATTCGAAAAACGTGAGCagcgtggagaagaagagccagGTCGGGTTCCTTCGGAGTGAAATCCTTCAGATCAGGTCTCTCCATGGGAGTCgacgtctcttttttcgcagtAAAATACTGCTTCAGAGGTCGCTGGAGAAGGCCGAAATTTTGGAAAGAACTGTATAATGGTAGTGATGAATCATCGAAGCCTTCAGGGATGTTTTCGGTGGGGAGATAGAGGGGCAACAGGTGTACGGCGGCCTTACCCGCAATACTGATGGCAGCTCGCGTCTTTGTACTGCTGGTTCCACATGCGGAATTCTCACCACTGTGCAGAGAGTTTGAGGCTGCGGAATCACTTGTTGAAGCTTGTTCGTACGTTTGCGCGGAGAAAGATTGAGGAGACGACGCCGGTGCTGCGGAGGTCTTTGAGGAAGTGGCGTTGCTTTCGACGTCGTCTCCACGGTTACATTGGCCATCGAATGAGGAGAGGATCTCATCAGCAAGAATAATATTTAGTAGAACGGAGGAGTTTGGAAGGATTTCCAGCGCATCTTGGGCTGCTGCCTCAGCTAACAGGGGGCACTTTCTCTGATGTCTTTGTTGCCCGTCATTACTATGGAGAGGCGCGACTACTTGTTTACCGTGCCCGTCCGCTGGCTTGTGAACATCTTCGCAGGAGATGACGCGATCCTCAGATGAGTTCGAAGAGACATTCTCTGCTGAACACTGGGAACGATCGAATTGGTCAAGGCCGCCGGCGTCTGCTTTTCGCGATGTAACCAGCAGCCTTGGGAAGAAATACTCGCAGCATAGAAGCGTTTTCTTATGCAAATCAATCATTTGCCACACACGCCGCTCGATAGCATCCACGTACCCCATTTTTGCTTCAATCGAAAGGCCTCCTTCATCGAGGTCCAGGGCTTCTGGCACGTAAAGAAAGTCGTCCCAAGCCGCGGGCCCAGAATCTACAGTATTGGCTTCAGGATGTATCATTTGTGGACCGGGAGAGCCTGTGGGTTCCGTGCCATTGTTGGCGACGACCCGCTCCTGCTCCATTGGATACCAAGAAGTAGATGGTACAtgaggaacgagaaaaagagaagaaggtggagagagggagggaggcgGCTCCTTATTCCTGGAGCTATCTGCCTTGTGACTTGCCTGTTGTACAGCTTTCTCGGTCGTCTTGTTTCTCCATCCGCTCGTATGTTCCTCATCCTGTTCCAGTCGGGTCGGCAGCTGCTTTCTCCTGTGTGCCGTTGGAGCTTCTTCTGAGACACCATCATCGTCACGGGTCAGAAGCTGATTGACACAGGGAATACTTGCAAGTGAACTGCATTGGTCAAGCCTCTCGTCCTGAGTCTCCTCATGAACTTGCAGCTGAGAAGAGTAGCGTAAAATGCTGACGCCAACATGgttgcttcctttctttccaaCGGCCTCTAGAGTCGGCAGAGATGTATTGACCGCTGACTCAACGCGACCCGTAGAAGCGTCTTCACTGTGAGGGAACAGCAAATGAAACTTTCTGATGGAGACCGGGAACTCTATCGGTAGCACCGGCATCTCCACTAATGTTGTGAAGTTCCCTTTATTGTAGAGGGGCCCGGGCTCCTCAGTTTCGAGGGAAGGGTTTTCTGACGCTACCTTAGTATCTTCCCATTTGCTTTTCTTTGACGGCCAGGTGCAGTTGCCCGCTTCTGACAGTCTCGAGAACGCAATGACAGCCTCATGCACAGATCCTGGTTGCTTTGCCCCAGCAACGTTGTTTTTGACTCGTAGTCGAAGCCCCTGGCTGCAAGATACGTCATGGGAAAGCCTGTGAGTTGAAGTATACAGctgtcctttctcgtcgttctTGTGCTGTTTTGTTGGTTCTAAGGGCGACCGAAATATCTTTCCCTGGTCCTGCTCACGTGGTAGAAGTGGTGAAGTTCCGCAGAAATCCAAGTCAGAGCATTGAGTTACTTCGAGAGTCGAATCATGAAGAGATTTCCAGCACAAAAATGTTGTATTCGATGGAGGGGGGAACGCGTCTCCGGGTTTGTTGATGTCCATCTTTGCGCAATTGCCTGAACATTCAATGACGCTCGCAGGGGAATCCGTACAGAATATGGTATCGGAGCCAAAGTCGACGTACGCCACGTCTCCGTATcgcaagaagcgaggaaggcggctaCTGAGGTGAGTGAACGAATCGTATGCCGGTAATGTATCCCCCTCAAGGAACGCCTGCTGAGAATCATACCAGACTTCTTGAGGCAACAGGACAGCGCTTCTGTTTTGTTCCTGGGTGCCATCAGAGGTTTGGCCAAGAGTACAgttttttgcgtctcctctaGGAGAGAGCACAGGAACCACGGTTGCTGCAACAGGaattctctctttctttacAATGACTGCAAATGCGTTCACAGCATACATCCCAGAGGCAGGACCCTGGAAAGAGAGTTTAACCGACGCCTTCTTTATCAGGGAtgtttcgtcttcgccactATCCACTTGTTTCCGGGATGAGCTGCTCATTGAACCCGTCACAGCTAATTCACGCATATTCACTTTGTAGAGTCGGACGACAGACGGGGTCCTACTCTCACTTGTGAGAATATCTGCAAAGTTTTTCTCATCCAATTCACTAACAGTCATCTCGTCGTATAGTTCTTCTCCGTGGGAGGAGGCTGACGACATCGCCGCTTGTTTCCTGACTCCGATATCTGCTTGCTGTTCTCTGGCCATGCTGTCGTTTTCTGGGGCAGtttgtcttctgcttcgtgcCGAGTTTACCCACAAGTCGGAATTCTCTAAATACTCCATTTGTGAGGAAGGGACCCGCGTTCGCTTGTACAGACGGTCACCAGAAAATCCACCACCGACGAGAGAGCTGCTATATTTATCTCTCATGCACGTGCGAAGGCTGCAGCTCAAGTCTGAATCGAAATAGTCGGAGGGGTGAAGAGGCCAGTTCGTGTATTCGATCCACGGATCGAACTGGAGCTGCGAACGAAGAGCCGCAGAGGTTAAAAGAAGACCACGGTAGGAGGCAAGGTCATGCAAGTTGTGGTATGATGACGAGGAAGTGTGCGTCCGAACGTCTAGGCTAGAGCGAACACCTCTTTgtcgaacgcgagagaaaacctTTGCTGGGGAAAAAAGCGTTTCATCTGCTGTCCTATTACCTGGCCCGCGTAGTCGCAACAGCCGCTGATCGGTCACTACCAGGTAGATTATTGCCGAGTactctgtttctccgtgGCTCACACCGCAGGGGATTTCGTTAGCCGTAGTGACATCAGGAtggcctctctcctggccCGGAAGACGAGGTATCTCGGTATTATTTGTCATTCCGCAATTGGCCTGGGAGAATGTTGCATGTGCTGAGGCAACCGTGTTATGCTGGGCACCCTGAGGACCATTCGCCCGCGGAAAGAAGCCTCGTGGTTGTATGGCCGCGGAGACTTCGTTCCGGGATACTACAGCACTCTTCGCGCCGTCAACCGTTGCCGTTGGTTTTTCCTCCTTCATTAATAGACTAAGATCCAAACTCGCGGATATAACCAGAGTGGTGTGTTTTCCGTGTTTCTTCTGAGACGCTGGTTCGCTATTCTGGTCCATATTTTCATTTGCACCATCTGCTTCTgactcctttctctcctggtgtaccttttctcctttctgtgcttctttcctttgcCTGTTCGTGTACGAAtcgtcgcttcctgctcGTGCAATTTTTACCGCAAGGACACCTGGCGGAAGCTGTAGAGGGGAAGTGCTCGGGCTCTTGACGTTTATATATACTTCTTGGTCAACAAAGAACGGTCCGAATTCTGGCAAAAGCcagtttcttcgtcgctccttTGAGTCGTTTATTTCGTCGACGAAAGACAAAAATGGGGCCTCTGGTTTTGAATAGTTTGTTTCTGAGTGGCTCTTGTCTTTGTATCTGCTCCCTGCGGAGAGGGTGTCCAGATTCTCTGACTTTGTGCCGCGTTTCTCATCGTTTGTCTGTGCTTCTGTAAATGCTGAGAAGCGGGGGTTCGAGACAAGATCCAGTCCTGCTAATGGTAATCTTTCTTGCGAGAGGGGCGGCTGCAAGACCAGACGAAGCTTACAGGTTACCGTGAATCTACATTCAACAGGAACTGTTCCGGCTGAGACGGTGATCAGTTCAGCGGCCTGGGCCGCTTTTGCAGCATCTATGACTTCTATTCGTCTCTTTCCAACTAGACCTCCTTCAGTGAATGACCCTACACCTCTGCTCAACGTCGGCTGCCCGGATTCACCTCGCTCTTCTGGTTCCCTATTCACGATTCCtatttcttctgtctctccgttgtGTCTCATTGCTGGTTTTCCATTTTCCATTAGTGGTACCATGCGACTGAGTATACTGGCGCTCTTGGTCAGCCAACTGATGTTCAACCGAGCACTCCAGTTCGAGCCTTGTATAGTTCTCGTATTGGAAGAAGGCGGTCTGTTAACTGGGCTGCCTAGTTGCGGGCTTGCgacagacgaaaaaagggTGCCATCCGATGGATTGTCATGCATTCCAGTATTCCACGAATGGCTGACGGATACCAAGGGTGAAGATACTTCTTCGAGTGCTTCGGCAAC
The sequence above is a segment of the Neospora caninum Liverpool complete genome, chromosome IX genome. Coding sequences within it:
- a CDS encoding putative ATP-binding surface antigen; this encodes MSPSPSPSSRVNSPLSRLIPIPLVAAAPQSSAPVTLLQWRRSASSSNDMHGRFSKMQGPVPPASLVGFTSLGVGVTIIATYEILPHQQWSFEEKGVSSSKDPWHSDRHDAMNCRTAEIIVDVVDLHTVKPIQNARIEVLRGSLSFTTTENKDLTGGAHDGVSLLSSSGSHAGAEAGSANNSTCWFTNDRGFVRIPLPQTVHPFDPLYVVVTADMQTWQPPSVSTRERRIGSTAKKDCFPTPETETTPERRRRLGSVRSGEEICGNGSHELPSSGRSPSPSELSSQNSSNRYRNFRGNGSAERVSKIETRTNTTKALNSRHGNTKGLAFMGGPYFIPGNPGRQRLDVEDAARRRAELFFHESKMRQNDDITLSLRMSDDVSAKLAHFSYHRQQMEAALISDRLVYAPGETLILLGFISVTGADACRLQRDLKTRGEKANENEEKDITKAPPLCLPHWTLGLDFTASRNMEEQSGREGKEMGSSSNSSGRERATILADTSTNKHFFSNDLYVLLTFRWTDEDSRHPPRQPTSVIPRNQPSAHPSASLGITTIGRATGGGQEAALLVPRKVRSGENAPSARAVRLQSANGLARGHSKGNIPGAVPPLRADADRDSNVFYSSSSARQSTPGRVKAEEATVNSGKVDEDGIPHKGSTKAVSNVDPPCSEFLVPLNELGSFSLKLKIPRNATQRLLQTPAIRIVSPSVAMELIKDEDTQDWKHIRGHAVPSSFVTSNSRERENVSYLLRPFSAAAEAGDGQGDDPLAINEEEHTPPLFCTSDNFASSFHVETRTRADIIPVKVRSFSRPVIASPRIPSVQFLPRVLSVSPVVAPQGEAEARGTLQRIGVETTAGKESTKKTSPPSSLLSTSATVTLSLRIQRRNVRQGEGFPSSSQGPYPPLRPASGFNRPPSPKATPSFSPHATPGSQAPFDPPDNFAFDRFSPREATRFQPMEQDFYWGASVHVEARKQDPSKPQVSSTVDPTSSPQRRGTGRRDGNGGQTPEPGMKDDSTDFVETHSQVCTSGCRCLDNAEGDIEWSLVTLQHGATVSYTLEKQRERMGASREEVNRQYQNKGTEFVWGQGLRSCPEGAVRMRGEGGRVDIEGMENASNAILIQSCRAIPLRIDTAKNDKRNTTENRDRSCVMSTPVDSYPYLLVSELCVGEASSVENRILNVAEGDEEQGEGICNHKFTFSLSGSGRKKEEGGPDEAQPSEKNRVTCDKKANNRNVPGQEEQAKDVVPPRTGFREWGCYVDCVVLQATEKTLDTRKITLSVNTDKPDYDVGEEVILSFRNPFGPYSSIAPRRKREPHSFTLVEANSGSEPRQSSESDAVPQEKSETKKRNTESSTILSVCDGCTSKSLEKGLLRSIPPLETEQLFEAATERPVFTVNETLVTETGTNAAEPSEAVDGSVAEALEEVSSPLVSVSHSWNTGMHDNPSDGTLFSSVASPQLGSPVNRPPSSNTRTIQGSNWSARLNISWLTKSASILSRMVPLMENGKPAMRHNGETEEIGIVNREPEERGESGQPTLSRGVGSFTEGGLVGKRRIEVIDAAKAAQAAELITVSAGTVPVECRFTVTCKLRLVLQPPLSQERLPLAGLDLVSNPRFSAFTEAQTNDEKRGTKSENLDTLSAGSRYKDKSHSETNYSKPEAPFLSFVDEINDSKERRRNWLLPEFGPFFVDQEVYINVKSPSTSPLQLPPGVLAVKIARAGSDDSYTNRQRKEAQKGEKVHQERKESEADGANENMDQNSEPASQKKHGKHTTLVISASLDLSLLMKEEKPTATVDGAKSAVVSRNEVSAAIQPRGFFPRANGPQGAQHNTVASAHATFSQANCGMTNNTEIPRLPGQERGHPDVTTANEIPCGVSHGETEYSAIIYLVVTDQRLLRLRGPGNRTADETLFSPAKVFSRVRQRGVRSSLDVRTHTSSSSYHNLHDLASYRGLLLTSAALRSQLQFDPWIEYTNWPLHPSDYFDSDLSCSLRTCMRDKYSSSLVGGGFSGDRLYKRTRVPSSQMEYLENSDLWVNSARSRRQTAPENDSMAREQQADIGVRKQAAMSSASSHGEELYDEMTVSELDEKNFADILTSESRTPSVVRLYKVNMRELAVTGSMSSSSRKQVDSGEDETSLIKKASVKLSFQGPASGMYAVNAFAVIVKKERIPVAATVVPVLSPRGDAKNCTLGQTSDGTQEQNRSAVLLPQEVWYDSQQAFLEGDTLPAYDSFTHLSSRLPRFLRYGDVAYVDFGSDTIFCTDSPASVIECSGNCAKMDINKPGDAFPPPSNTTFLCWKSLHDSTLEVTQCSDLDFCGTSPLLPREQDQGKIFRSPLEPTKQHKNDEKGQLYTSTHRLSHDVSCSQGLRLRVKNNVAGAKQPGSVHEAVIAFSRLSEAGNCTWPSKKSKWEDTKVASENPSLETEEPGPLYNKGNFTTLVEMPVLPIEFPVSIRKFHLLFPHSEDASTGRVESAVNTSLPTLEAVGKKGSNHVGVSILRYSSQLQVHEETQDERLDQCSSLASIPCVNQLLTRDDDGVSEEAPTAHRRKQLPTRLEQDEEHTSGWRNKTTEKAVQQASHKADSSRNKEPPPSLSPPSSLFLVPHVPSTSWYPMEQERVVANNGTEPTGSPGPQMIHPEANTVDSGPAAWDDFLYVPEALDLDEGGLSIEAKMGYVDAIERRVWQMIDLHKKTLLCCEYFFPRLLVTSRKADAGGLDQFDRSQCSAENVSSNSSEDRVISCEDVHKPADGHGKQVVAPLHSNDGQQRHQRKCPLLAEAAAQDALEILPNSSVLLNIILADEILSSFDGQCNRGDDVESNATSSKTSAAPASSPQSFSAQTYEQASTSDSAASNSLHSGENSACGTSSTKTRAAISIAGKAAVHLLPLYLPTENIPEGFDDSSLPLYSSFQNFGLLQRPLKQYFTAKKETSTPMERPDLKDFTPKEPDLALLLHAAHVFRILKGKGEERPAIRSESTEREILRRAEKAVTQAINNYVKTRTNEWEKANTQNMLKDENNSLSTSLVDWIGVSLLTELRFALGAKHSFELPEKVEQLLGFENLVLKARENITWVNASEVDEWSQSHGTVLELPALLLAATPTVTVPNDRDMKVGSHYTTFVGDRAGQPWEGQRNMTHGFEENAVPRSPFTSTQRINPSSTQKHSAGYFSSSTDSLRERILEESLRRMVFSRQELYATVATTGRVGPFPNNILSLKSHALLLLLWCGEDSLWRAPHSRVLWYVANAVADSDYTGPLLDRGHHQMKWRRNSNSAEEDTFIDLSGDRTISFVLEALDLLHDRFYSRGGSRREPVNIQVTISAETASSSAPLLPFNTNTRSSQDTNQFPAESAHSSLLSGHREAVFPTTGKSVAPFVAFVNVTLCRTEGHRGRAGSRRDISWRELMSWRAGSTSTLENKLERQASEENINPANARTVYRVRSVVSRPVAGLTIFLSAVYRPLQRVNEEPESHSERASAPDSFVSRSRTPQKINRFWQVFDRTALSCAGALRPFKEKEPDGGEEDRNSVRKGHERIRAKQYLCISITLELDMRTQ